A region of the Sarcophilus harrisii chromosome 3, mSarHar1.11, whole genome shotgun sequence genome:
GGGTGGGGAGGGGGTTTCTAGGGAGCCCCAGAAGGAAGCCAGGCCTGGGGGGACAGAACTGGCCTTCACCCGGCCTCTCCCCAAGGCCAGGCCCCAGGACTCCTGCCCGCCCCGCCCCCGGGGCAGCCGGCTGCCCACCGACCCTGGGGGCTGATGGGAGGGCTGCCCCTCTCCGCCTGCTGCCAGAACGGGCCCCAGGTTGGCTCTGGAGGGCCCTGGGGAGGGGGGATCTGTCGGCCGTGGCCCTGCCagccttctccccacctcctcggGGGCCAGTCCCGACCGGGGGGCCCTAGTCCCCGGGGAGAGGCTGCCAGGGGGTTTGGGGCCCAGAAGCCAGAGGTCCTGGTCAGCCGGGGCTGGGTCTCAGTGGGGGCGCAGGCTGGGGGCCCGGCCCCCTGAGGGGGAGGGGAGTGGAGGGCCCCATCCAGTAGGGCCCGATGCGAACAGGTGCAGCCCCAGAAGCACCGTCCGGGCCTCTGGGCCCCCCAAGAGAGCAGGCACTTACCGGGCTCCGACCCTGCTGCTCTGTCCTCCGGGGCCTCCAGCAGTCTGAGCTCATCACGAGGGTTGGGGGCAAAGTCCTGGGGGAGGAGGCTGGGACTGACCTCTGATCCTGGGGTGGGCCCCCACCAGGGCCCCAGGGGAGGGAGGGCAGAGTGGGCGGCAGGTGGGGTCCCGCCCCTCCTGGGGACAGGAACCCCGACTGCCTTTCAAGGGGAGGTTGGAGCCACCCCCAGGGGCCCGGTGGGGCCAGGAAGATGGAGGTCCTCCCCCGGACCAGCCTCACCCTTGCCGAAAGGAAAAGGCCAGGCCCTGTCCGGAAGGCCTGTGGGGAGGCGGGGTTCCAAAACCGCTCGCCATGGTTTCTCCTAGATCCCCGAAAGCGCCGCCCTTCCTGTTCGGGCCCTCCCCGCCACACTTGGTGAGGGGCACTGAGGGCACTGCCAGGGGGAGGGGCGGCCACAGGGGAGCCACGGGGGAAGGGGCTGGAGACCAGGGGAGTGGGCTGGAGCTGCTGAGGCCCCATTAATGCGACAGCTCCCAGGGGCTCCCCAGCCATCAGCTCGGGTCCTTGGCCCCCCGGGGGTCAGCTGTGGTCAGTCATGGAGACTCGGCCCAGGGGCAGAGTGGGAGCGGGGGCCGAGCCAAGGGCTCACGGCCGATCCCCGGCCCCAGGCCTCTGACCTGCAGGTGGAGCTGAACCAGGCGCCCCAGAAGAAGCCGGAGCTTGGGGAGTCCCTGATGTTTGGGAAGCACTTCACCGACCACATGCTGAGCGTGGAATGGTGCAGCCAGGAGGGCTGGGCCGTGCCCCACATCCACCCCTTCCGCAGCCTGGTGCTGCACCCCGCCTGCTCCGCCCTTCACTACGGCATCGAAGTAAGGGCCTGGGCCCGGCGGCCTCCCCGCCTCCTCCGCCCCTCTCTCCCTGATtgtttgtgtgtctctttctctgtcttggttccctccatctctctccctccccctctgtcTCCCTTTTCCTGTCTTATCTTCTTCTCATCTGagtctgtctgtttgtctttctctgaCTCTTCCTGTATGTTTGTGTGtcgtctctctctgtgtctcttcttctgtctctctgtctcatctccGTCTCTTTCTGCCTGTCTCGGTCTCTTTTCCTGCGTGTGTCTGCTCTCAGCCTCTGTCTCTcagcctctgtctctctgtctctgtgtctctgtctctccctctcccctgtcAGTGTTGTGGctgtcccccacccccacccccacagtGGCAGGTCCTCTGAGGACAAGGTGACCTCAAAGAACAAAACCAGAAAGTCAGTTGTTTCCCTTGGGGGGGGGAGCCATCTGCCTGAGGCCCGGGCCCCTCCCCTTCTGTGGGAGCCCTCCGGATTCCCTCCCAGTAGTTCCCCCGGAGGGTCACCTGGACACAGGGACGGGgtgcctcccagggttgtgggTCTGGGGTCGGTGGGACGGTTGCCCCCGGCCCCCCAGACCCTGGGGTCAAAAGGCGCGGCCCCTCCCAGGGAAGTTAGGAGCCCGGCCGGGTTttctgggagggaaaaggggTTGGGGAAAAGCCGAGGCCCCGGGAGAGGCCCGGGCCGGgtggggggccccgggggggggttTGGGCCCTGGGGGAAGGAGTAGGGCCCAGGCGGGTTGCCCCAGGGCGGGCGCCCAGGGCAGTGGGGGAAACTGGCCGGGCCGCGAGTGGAGGCCCTTGGGTGCCTGAGAGgtcggggggtgggggtgggcagCCCCTGCGGAAGCGCCGCAATCCCGAAACACCCGCGGCAGGGGACTGGACGGGGAACCCAGGGAGGGGAAACCTAGGGGACTTGGGCCAGGGGGTCAAGCCAGGAAGGGGGTTCTGGGGCCTCAGGAAGGGAAGGGCCTCCCTGGGGGGCCCCGGCTTTCCCCCAAAAAGTTTTCCAGAAGGGGGGGGCAAGCAAGGGGGGCGCCGGTGCGCCTGGAGCATGGGGGGGGCCCAGGCCCCTCGGGATGAGGCCCCGAAAAGGGCGCGGCGCCAGGGGCCCCCCCTGGCCTAGGGGCCTTCGGAAGGGGCGGGGGGCCCCCCTGGGGGCCCTTCAGGGGCCGGGGGGCCTGGAGCCATGAGGGGGGGCCGGGGCTGCCCTTTGGGGAAACCCCGGCTCGAGGCCcaagaggggggggaggggggacttCCCCTGTTAGGGCGTGGGCGGTGCCCAGGGGATGGGGGGCCCGCCCGCCCCCCCGCCCCCTGGGGGCCTGACGCCCCGCTCACGGCGTCGCGGTCCTTTGAGCGGGGCACCGAgttggccccccccccccccggcccgggTTGCCCGGCCCGCCCCGGGGAGGCCCGTCTCCTTTCCCCCCCGCCCGGCCCTGTTCGGTCCGGGGGCTCAGGGGCCCCGGACGCGGGGGGGGGCCCGGCCCCTGGAGTTAAGCTGGGTtggggggggggccggggcccCCACAGGCCCCCCAGGAAGCGGGGGGGGAGGCCCCGGGGGGcggggggccccccgggggcccgggggggggaggagcgggggaggggggggagaaagtGCCcggcccccccccggggggggggaggggagggggaggggccccccgggggggcccGAGCCCCAGGAGAAGGgcggggaaggaaaggggggccCCCGGGAAAGGACCGAGGGGCCCGGGGGGGTCGGGTGAGGAggcccccctcctcctccccctccccccggggcCCCAGCCCCCCGGGGGTGGCCTCCCTCCAGGCCCAAAGCTGGGCTGCGGGTGTCCGGCGCCTGGGGACTGAGCGTGCCAGCGGGGACCCGGGGGAAGGCCGCCCCATCCGGCCCCACCCCCATGAACGGgtccccgggggggggggcccggggggagggagggggaggggggggcggggaggggggggggggggggaaggaggggaggggggaggggagaggagggggaggagggggggggggagggggggggaggggagggggggcccgagaggggagggaggggaaaggagggccCCAGAGGGGGGACAGGGGGGCCCGGGGAAAGGGACGAGGGGAGAAAAGGGGCcccgggaggggggagggggggccccGGGGAGGGAGGGTCGAGGgagggggggcccgggggggagGGCGGGGCCGACGGACACGGCCCGGGGGAATGCCCTCCCCTGGAGGGCCAGGGTGGCGGTGGGGCCATGGGGGAGAGGCCGTCGGGCTCCTGGGGGGTTCCCAAGGTTTTCGTCCCCCCCGAAGGCGCTCCCTCATCCTGGTCCGGGGCCCTTACCCCGGGGCCCGCCCTAGGTGGCTGGCCACCCCTTTGTCCCCCGGGTCCGGCCCCTTCCTCCTTTGGGCTCCAAACCTCCCTCGTCCCCCCCCTTGCCCCTCCCGGGGTGGGCCTGCCTGGGGTTCCCGGGGGGTTCGGGTCGACCGTTCAGCGAGTGGGGGGAGGGCCGGGAAAGGTCCCTGGGGGGGAGGGCCCCCGGGGCCCGTGAGGCGGGCCGTCCTGGGGATGGGGTCCGTGAGCCCtgagagccccccccccccgcaggaACTACGGGCCCACGGTGTTCGTGCAGCAGGCAGCCCTCCAGCAGGGCTGTGAGCAGGTGCTGTGGCTCTACGGGCCCGACCACCAGCTCACCGAGATAGGGACCATGAACATCTTCATCTTCTGGACCCACGAAGATGGCGGTGAGGGGCCCATCGGCTTCCTGCCTGTGCTCCCGCGGAAGGGCGGGGCCGGGTAGAGGGGACTGTGGGGGCCGCCCCAGCCCTGGCCAGGGGGTCCCCCCGGGCTCTGCTCAGCCCCCCACGGCCATTTACTTCTGTCACATTGGAAGTTCCAAactgccttcctccttccccaaggaGACGCTGGTCC
Encoded here:
- the LOC116422693 gene encoding basic salivary proline-rich protein 1-like, producing the protein MGPQQLQPTPLVSSPFPRGSPVAAPPPGSALSAPHQVWRGGPEQEGRRFRGSRRNHGERFWNPASPQAFRTGPGLFLSARSGFLSPGGAGPHLPPTLPSLPWGPGGGPPQDQRSVPASSPRTLPPTLVMSSDCWRPRRTEQQGRSPGAGPPACAPTETQPRLTRTSGFWAPNPLAASPRGLGPPGRDWPPRRWGEGWQGHGRQIPPPQGPPEPTWGPFWQQAERGSPPISPQGRWAAGCPGGGAGRSPGAWPWGEAG
- the BCAT2 gene encoding branched-chain-amino-acid aminotransferase, mitochondrial, translated to MRQLPGAPQPSARVLGPPGVSCGQSWRLGPGAEWERGPSQGLTADPRPQASDLQVELNQAPQKKPELGESLMFGKHFTDHMLSVEWCSQEGWAVPHIHPFRSLVLHPACSALHYGIEVAGHPFVPRVRPLPPLGSKPPSSPPLPLPGAPPPRRNYGPTVFVQQAALQQGCEQVLWLYGPDHQLTEIGTMNIFIFWTHEDGALELVTPPLDGIILPGVTRQSLLDLAQTWGEFRVSERKVCMAELVLALREGRVREVFGSGTACQVCPVHSVLYQGEHLHIPTMENGLELIHRFQKALSDIQYGDGSHEWMFSV